gctgtggctgatggggagctcgttcagtcagcgcatcattccaccacggtgcaagactgaacgcttcaggcgctcctttgtgcccactgccatcagtctgttgaacagtaatggaggccacagactgcaccacgctGACCACTTCAAACAAATACATGTTATAAACAACTTTCTTTGAGCACTTATTAATCAGTATGATGTGTTAATGAGaatacaaagaaaacagaaaattatCAGTGAGagtaaaatatcttaaaatgtgATATTTCAAGAGTTATTAGTGGTTTTACTTTATATAAGCATCATATAATTAAGGTTTCCCACACAGGTTCATGTTTTATCAATATTGAGTTTCATCAtgagatttacatttaaaataatacagtCTGTCATATAGTAAGATAGTAGTTTAGTGGATGATTTAAGTAGTAGAGTCTGACTATACATAATGAATCGTATTCCTGTGTGTCAACTATGTGTTTTATCTGCAATCAGACCCTGAGAGTCGAGACATGACGTGTTCAATTGCTCTCTTTTGTGCTCTCCTCTCAGGTGTGATACATCAACCCCAGAACTCATACGTCTCAAAGACTGACAGCATGGTCTTTCCGGTGCCTGTTGAGGGCCGGATCTCATCCTCATCCACACATTATGAGGTTCAGGCTCTCCTGGGGAGCGGCTCCTTTGGAGACGTAGCACGGTGTAAAATCGTAGCCACCAATAAAACAGTGGCTTTAAAAGTCCAGCAAATGTAGGCACCCCTTGTGCTGGCAGAAGGGGAGGTGAAACATTCATTCTTATCATCAAAGTTCCTTGTGCTCAATAATTCAGAACCACGTTAAATTAATTTCAAACCTCTCTAACATGTGGTATTTTCCTCAGATGGCCACCCTTAAAACCATGAAAGAGCTTGGCTCTGACAAATATTACATTATCAGATGGAACGGGACTTTCACCTTCTTTGGACGAATCTGTCTGGAATTTGAAATATTGGACATTAGTCTCCGTGAATTTCTGGAGAAGAGAAGGCATCAACCTTTTGGTTTGATGGAGATCCGTCCAATCATCCAgcaggtttgtgtttgttgtagaAAAGCTAGAGAAACTGGTGTAGCTGATGAGGAGTGTACTGTCACTGAATGCATGTATGACCCTTAGGTTTAATTAAAAGTCATCTTTGTTTTCAATCTGAAAGAGTTGATCAGGgtattgaaacattaaaaaaagtgaaaattccCTAGAGACTACAGTTGGTGGATACTTAGATTTCTGTTCCATTACACTGCAAATCACTGCAGTCATCATCCATCACAACCTCAACACAGACTGTATATTTATAAAGTCAATGATGCAGCATGTTTGACCATCTAAAACTATCTGAGGGACATGTTAATATAGACGTGTTTAAATCTTACATCTTTTAGTTTTATAGTTATATATAGCTGATAGTTTATGATTCATTTTCCCAGAGACACATCTGTCGATACATATTATGTTGTAGTTTGGCTAACACAATGAACAGTGCTATATTAACCTAACTGTCACTGATGACTTTAGTTGGCGACAGCTCTGGACTTTTTGAAAGGTGCAGGGATCGTCCACGCTGACCTGAAACCCGGTAATATAATGATGGTGGACCATGAGCAGCAGCCTCTGAAAATCAAAGTCATCGACTTTGGCCAAGCTTTGAAGGATCCTGCTGAACACACAGGTTCGGTCCTGACGTCTCTGTGGTACAGGTAAGTGACTGATCACATATCTATGAATCTGGGACAGCTGTATCAGAGATCAATACAATTGTGCACACTGGGATTTGAGGTTTTCTCTCAGGCTCAGTTCTGATcacaattattaatattttagaaACTCAATCTTACAGTGAACAGAAGCTGATTTCTTGGTTTGTCTGAATTCTCggtaatgtgtttgtgtacttgtCTCAGAGCTCCAGAGATGCTATTGGGAGCTCCCTTCAATGAAGCCATTGATGTCTGGTCCCTGGGATGCATGGCTGCAGAGATTTTGATGAACTCTGTGCTGTTTCGAGGCGCTAATGAGTACGACATGGTCAGTGTTACACTTGAATATTATTCCATTTAAAACTCATTCCAATTTTTTACACAACTTCTcttataaaacctttaaaatgtgtataGAAGTGTGACAGGTCATTGTGTGTTATCCACAGATAAGGCACATCTATAACACTATTGGAAAGGCTCCTCAACACATGTGCTCTGGCATGTACAGTATACCAAGTATTTTCACACTTGTTCACACACAGCCAAAGGAGAGCCTGTCTGGGTATTTCCGGTAAGATTTCTTTGATTTCATTTAGTTTTGATGTGTGTATCTGTcgaatgtgtgtatttgtatttgtgtcaGTCTTTCATCATGTTTGAGATTTACTGAAAAATGAATTCCTCTCTTTAGTCAAGTCTTGTGGCGAGAAACTATAATGgttacccacacacactcaccaagCTGAGTGACCTGCTGACGGTAGGATCTCTCTTttgaaaacaagttttaacttAAAACACTATAAGTCAAATcttcacaaaatgttttttaaaaaaaacataaaaactaaacatgtctttctttctgatcCAGTACAAAGTGTCTCATGGGCTCTCTGGAGAAGATCTCCAGGCTTATTTATACGACCTTGTGGTCTTTATGGACCTACTCAAAAAGACTCTAAAAGGTGGACGGTGCCGAGAGACTCACACCATCAGAAATTCTCCAGCACCCTTTCATAACCATGTGCCACCTTGTTGGCAGGTTCGAACACAGCTCACAGTAAGTGTGTGTTCAGattctgtaagtgtgtgtgaacTCTGAAACAGTCTGTTTGACTCAGTGATGGTTACTTTGCAGTGTGAAGAAGGGCATGGAGCTGATGACTATTTGTAAGAATGTGAACTGTGATGATGAGGAAACCTCCAACTTCACTGCTGGCCCCATCCACCATGGAGGTCCTGAAGTGGGTCATCCTGCAGAACTGGACCATCTCATCACTGGTGAAAACAGTTCAAAtaagaggaagatggatggtgAAGATAACACAGAGCATGGGAGAAGGTATAACTTCCTTCGTTGGCCTTTACCTTTTTAAGAGACAGTCAGAAAGTTTGAGACATTCATTCAggttcaaagtcagagttcaaaGAGAGAAATAATTTTCATTTCAATTAATACTATGCTCAAGTGGACCATATATTTCTTTGTGTAGCAATAATCCAAATAAAAATCTAGTGAACTTAGTGTTGCTTGTGAGTAGCTTGACGTCACAACTGTCCTTACAGTCACACAAAGTGAAAAGCATgactaaataaaaatgaagatcTCTGATTATGTATTGTTTAGTGTGTTATTTGAAGCCTGTAACTATTGACACCATGTCGATGTCAGGAGAAGCAAGTCACAGCTTGAAAACCAGAAATGTCTTTGGTAACAATGTTTCACATGTAGAGATCTAAATCACAGTAACAATAAAGCAAGAAGagattgttttttgtgtgtgaaaacataCCTATACATACATATAAGATAAGTGTAGAGACAAAATATGTTaccttgtccacaggggtcaccATAGTTGACACAAACCAAGTCTATCTTAATGTACTGTCATGTGAATTAACAGGAGGTAGAGACCCATGAAAAAAGATGTCATCATCTTTATTATCATTACGTTCCCAGAGGGAGGTTAGGGTTCAGACAGAGACAATGCCTCTGGTTCAGATGTACTTGGAAATATCTATGATGGACTATATAGGCTATCAAGACataattttttatatattcatttatttttgaactttattgCAAGtgcttacattttttacatgtttttttgaaTGAGCAAGCCaattctctttctctgttaaaaacaaacctcaccctctcttttgtttgagttttaCAATAGAAGCCTGTTTGGTAATTTCCTTAGTTTCAAATtaaattccttttttaaaaacattttttccactCAATTTTTCTTGCTCCACCCCTTATTCCCTAATCCTTCATAAACTATAAATCAAAATtgtaacaacaaacaaacaaactctaaGGTCTTCAAGAGAACATCCTCCTTCCTACCACTGAAAGAGTATCACTACTGCAATGTCTAACATCACAACGACACGCATGCAACTCAGATGGCCCTCTGGCTCTGGCTGGTTTATGTCACTGTTCTGCTCTTTATACTCTTCCCTGATTGACTGGTTGTCACATTGGGTTACAAACAAGGTGCAACCTAGAGATGTGATAAACAAAATGCAAAAGggcaaaagatgaaacaaaactTACATAAAATATCCATAAACGAAATCCAAAAAGGTCCAAACGAAAACACAAAAATCACGAGGAAGCCTCAGGAGACAGATTCAATGAACTGACATGAAGAGGTGGAAACTAATTACACACAGGGTAATCAAAACAGGTGTGACAAGaaaaagacacaggtgaaactaattacCGCAAACAAAGAGGTGGGAaggaaggacaggaagtaaaactataACCAGACTCACAAAGGAATAAtaattccaaaataaaacaggaaacactagaaAGTGAACTTAGCagcaaaaaagtgaaaatatgtACACAAGGAAAACAAGAATGCAAAGAGAATACCAGAGTAATGATGAACAAGGCAtgatcaacaaaataaaacaggaaatttcTAAGAAACACAAAACCAGGACAATTCAAAAcgaaagcaactcatgacacatTTTAAGTGGGCACAAGTGAGCTCAACCACCTgctgcgagagagagagagagagagagagagagagagggggggggcaaAAACCATGGCACAATCCTCCAAGATTTGACTAAAAAAAGCTTTTCTTTCTAAGTTAATTttacaatatttattttttttacatgttctcAACACTTTGATGGAAAAGAAGGGTATGACAATACCTACACAGATAATTCTATTACATGGagatttctttttattattattatagttttgGGCTCCTTCCCCTtcatttatagaggagaggacagtggttGTGTAGGGAAGTGGGAGAGAGGGGGGCAATGACGTGCGGGAaggaggccgcaggctggatttgaacccatGCCACCTGTTACATGGGCTGGCAACTTAAGGGCAAGTCCGCGACCAACATAGATAATTTTAACTTTTCTGCGGTTCTGTATAtaattaaatttattttattctattttattctattttatttttatttatttttattttattttattttatattgtattccttctttttatttattattttgcctttcttacatactgtttataagagcataCTATAATaacttctgattctgatttgggattatttatatttttatttatgtgcagTGGTGTTAGCTGTTTTAGGTCCTTCA
The genomic region above belongs to Notolabrus celidotus isolate fNotCel1 chromosome 2, fNotCel1.pri, whole genome shotgun sequence and contains:
- the LOC117808443 gene encoding homeodomain-interacting protein kinase 1-like; this translates as MATLKTMKELGSDKYYIIRWNGTFTFFGRICLEFEILDISLREFLEKRRHQPFGLMEIRPIIQQLATALDFLKGAGIVHADLKPGNIMMVDHEQQPLKIKVIDFGQALKDPAEHTGSVLTSLWYRAPEMLLGAPFNEAIDVWSLGCMAAEILMNSVLFRGANEYDMIRHIYNTIGKAPQHMCSGMYSIPSIFTLVHTQPKESLSGYFRQVLWRETIMVTHTHSPS